One Sus scrofa isolate TJ Tabasco breed Duroc chromosome 10, Sscrofa11.1, whole genome shotgun sequence genomic window carries:
- the DNAJA1 gene encoding dnaJ homolog subfamily A member 1 isoform X1: MVKETTYYDVLGVKPNATQEELKKAYRKLALKYHPDKNPNEGEKFKQISQAYEVLSDAKKRELYDKGGEQAIKEGGAGGGFGSPMDIFDMFFGGGGRMQRERRGKNVVHQLSVTLEDLYNGATRKLALQKNVICDKCEGRGGKKGAVECCPNCRGTGMQIRIHQIGPGMVQQIQSVCMECQGHGERISPKDRCKSCNGRKIVREKKILEVHIDKGMKDGQKITFHGEGDQEPGLEPGDIIIVLDQKDHAVFTRRGEDLFMCMDIQLVEALCGFQKPISTLDNRTIVITSHPGQIVKHGDIKCVLNEGMPIYRRPYEKGRLIIEFKVNFPENGFLSPDKLSLLEKLLPERKEVEETDEMDQVELVDFDPNQERRRHYNGEAYEDDEHHPRGGVQCQTS, from the exons ATGGTGAAAGAAACCACTTACTATGATGTTTTGGGGGTCAAACCCAATGCCACCCAAGAAGAATTGAAAAAGGCTTACAGGAAACTGGCCTTGAAGTACCACCCTGATAAGAATCCAAATGAAGGAGAGAAG TTTAAACAGATTTCTCAAGCTTACGAAGTGCTCTCTGatgcaaagaaaagggaattatATGATAAAGGAGGAGAACAGGCAATTAAAGAAGGTGGAGCAGGTGGTGGTTTTGGCTCCCCCATGGATATCTTTGATATGTTttttggaggaggaggaaggatgcagagagaaaggagag GTAAAAATGTTGTGCATCAACTCTCAGTAACTTTAGAAGATTTATATAATGGTGCAACAAGAAAACTAGCTCTGCAGAAGAATGTGATTTGTGACAAATGTGAAG GCCGAGGTGGTAAGAAAGGAGCAGTAGAATGCTGTCCCAATTGCCGAGGTACTGGAATGCAAATAAGAATTCATCAAATAGGACCTGGAATGGTTCAGCAAATTCAGTCTGTGTGCATGGAGTGCCAGGGCCATGGGGAGCGGATCAGTCCTAAAGATAGATGTAAAAGTTGCAATGGGAGGAAGATAGTTcgagaaaagaaaattctagaagttCATATTGACAAAG gcaTGAAAGATGGCCAGAAGATAACATTCCATGGTGAGGGAGACCAAGAACCAGGACTGGAGCCAGGAGACATTATCATTGTTTTAGATCAGAAGGACCATGCCGTTTTTACTCG ACGAGGAGAAGACCTTTTTATGTGTATGGACATACAGCTGGTTGAGGCATTGTGTGGCTTCCAAAAGCCGATATCTACTCTTGACAACCGAACCATAGTCATCACTTCTCATCCAG GTCAGATTGTCAAGCATGGAGATATCAAGTGTGTGCTAAATGAAGGCATGCCAATTTATCGTAGACCATATGAAAAGGGTCGCCTAATTATTGAATTTAAG GTGAACTTTCCTGAGAATGGTTTTCTCTCCCCTGATAAACTCTCTTTGCTGGAAAAACTCCTACCTGAGAGGAAGGAAGTAGAAGAGACTGATGAAATGGACCAGGTAGAACTAGTGGACTTTGATCCAAATCAGGAGAGACGACGCCATTACAATGGAGAAGCATATGAGGATGATGAACATCATCCTCGGGGTGGTGTTCAGTGTCAGACCTCTTAA
- the DNAJA1 gene encoding dnaJ homolog subfamily A member 1 (The RefSeq protein has 1 substitution compared to this genomic sequence), giving the protein MVKETTYYDVLGVKPNATQEELKKAYRKLALKYHPDKNPNEGEKFKQISQAYEVLSDAKKRELYDKGGEQAIKEGGAGGGFGSPMDIFDMFFGGGGRMQRERRGKNVVHQLSVTLEDLYNGATRKLALQKNVICDKCEGRGGKKGAVECCPNCRGTGMQIRIHQIGPGMVQQIQSVCMECQGHGERISPKDRCKSCNGREIVREKKILEVHIDKGMKDGQKITFHGEGDQEPGLEPGDIIIVLDQKDHAVFTRRGEDLFMCMDIQLVEALCGFQKPISTLDNRTIVITSHPGQIVKHGDIKCVLNEGMPIYRRPYEKGRLIIEFKVNFPENGFLSPDKLSLLEKLLPERKEVEETDEMDQVELVDFDPNQERRRHYNGEAYEDDEHHPRGGVQCQTS; this is encoded by the exons ATGGTGAAAGAAACCACTTACTATGATGTTTTGGGGGTCAAACCCAATGCCACCCAAGAAGAATTGAAAAAGGCTTACAGGAAACTGGCCTTGAAGTACCACCCTGATAAGAATCCAAATGAAGGAGAGAAG TTTAAACAGATTTCTCAAGCTTACGAAGTGCTCTCTGatgcaaagaaaagggaattatATGATAAAGGAGGAGAACAGGCAATTAAAGAAGGTGGAGCAGGTGGTGGTTTTGGCTCCCCCATGGATATCTTTGATATGTTttttggaggaggaggaaggatgcagagagaaaggagag GTAAAAATGTTGTGCATCAACTCTCAGTAACTTTAGAAGATTTATATAATGGTGCAACAAGAAAACTAGCTCTGCAGAAGAATGTGATTTGTGACAAATGTGAAG GCCGAGGTGGTAAGAAAGGAGCAGTAGAATGCTGTCCCAATTGCCGAGGTACTGGAATGCAAATAAGAATTCATCAAATAGGACCTGGAATGGTTCAGCAAATTCAGTCTGTGTGCATGGAGTGCCAGGGCCATGGGGAGCGGATCAGTCCTAAAGATAGATGTAAAAGTTGCAATGGGAGGAAGATAGTTcgagaaaagaaaattctagaagttCATATTGACAAAG gcaTGAAAGATGGCCAGAAGATAACATTCCATGGTGAGGGAGACCAAGAACCAGGACTGGAGCCAGGAGACATTATCATTGTTTTAGATCAGAAGGACCATGCCGTTTTTACTCG ACGAGGAGAAGACCTTTTTATGTGTATGGACATACAGCTGGTTGAGGCATTGTGTGGCTTCCAAAAGCCGATATCTACTCTTGACAACCGAACCATAGTCATCACTTCTCATCCAG GTCAGATTGTCAAGCATGGAGATATCAAGTGTGTGCTAAATGAAGGCATGCCAATTTATCGTAGACCATATGAAAAGGGTCGCCTAATTATTGAATTTAAG GTGAACTTTCCTGAGAATGGTTTTCTCTCCCCTGATAAACTCTCTTTGCTGGAAAAACTCCTACCTGAGAGGAAGGAAGTAGAAGAGACTGATGAAATGGACCAGGTAGAACTAGTGGACTTTGATCCAAATCAGGAGAGACGACGCCATTACAATGGAGAAGCATATGAGGATGATGAACATCATCCTCGGGGTGGTGTTCAGTGTCAGACCTCTTAA